Sequence from the Gloeocapsopsis dulcis genome:
TAATTGAGCGCAGCGATAAATTAACTCTTGCATCGCCTGCATATCGCGTTGTGCAATTTTCACTGCATGGATTGTGATGAATTTAAAAAAGTCTGCGTCTTTAATTAGTGCGACTTTCACAGCTTCAGCAATTCCAGAACGCCAGTCACGGTCATCGAGCGTTGTGAGAAAATCAAAATCGTTTAGTACTGCGTATGGTGGTGCAAAAGTTCCTAAGAAATTCTTTTTACCAAATGCATTGATGCCATTTTTGACGCCGATACCCGAATCATTTTGCGCTAATACTGTCGTCGGAACGCGAATTAAGCGAATTCCTCGATGTGCGGTTGCTGCTGCATATCCTGCCATATCTAACACTGCACCGCCACCAATCGCTAATACATACGAATGGCGACACAATCCACTACAATCAATAATCTGGTGAATTTGTTCAACTAATTTAGAATCGTTTTTTGCAGCTTCCCCACCAGGAACGATCGCCGGATACTTAACGAGTCTAAATACATTTTGATAAAACTCAGCATAGGCGGCTAATTTGTCTAGTAGTGTTGGTTGGTGTTGCAGTAAACCCGCATCAATTACTGTTAACAATTTTTTTGGGCTATCTTCATCATCGGTGATAAGAACTTGTGCGAGGAGAGGATTATCTAACTCAAACAAACCTTTAGTGAAGTGGACATCATAATTAAATGTTACAGGGACACATTGCTTAAGCGAACGCACATCAGATGCACTTTTGATCCCAATCGTCATAATTATTATTAATTAAGTGACAGCAAAAATTTGAGCTAAACCTAGGGAAATTGGCAGTAAACCGAGAACAAGCAATCCATAAGGTAATCCGGCAAAACCAGCCGCGATCGCTGCATCTAAAATAATCAGCGACAACACACCCGCTTTGACAGCAGTACGAATATTCATCGGAGTTGCTTCGCGCCAAGCTTGCACAAAAGCAGGAACAACACGCCACGCAAACAACGCCACAAACGGTAATGCAGCAAGCACTTGATATTCTGGTAGCAGTGCTAATGTTAAAACGCCACTGATAACTCCTGCAATCAACACTAACGCAGCAATGCCAGTGCTATTTTTTCCCCCGTGAACTTCACCTTGGCTAATTGCGGTAATCGCTGCAATATAAGCGATCGGAATCAATGCTAAAAACCACAGGTGTTCTACCATCGCCGGAATTGCACTCACACCGAGTAGCAAATTACCACCGCGACAGATTCCCATATTTATTGGACCAAACACAGCATGGTGTTTGCTAAATGCATCGTAAAAAATCGCCGCAAAAGCAACTGTAGCAGCAATAACAAGGCTTGTAGCCGAGACTTGGGCAGCGGCAACAATACCAAGAACTAAAAGAAAAGTTCCTAAAGCGATCGCATTTTGTTTAGCAATAATACCACTGGGTATCGGTCGCTCTGGTCGTTCTTGAGCGTCTAATTCGGCATCAAATACATCATTAAAAACGACACCACCACCATATAAACCGCTTGTTGCGAGTAATAGCCATAAAGGCAAGATATTGATAACATCTATGCCAGATGCCGCGAAGCCGACTAAAATATCTGCCCAAGCCGTGACAATATTAGCAGGTCGCATGAGTTGCAAATAAGCCCAAGTTTGGCTTTTCGCTGCTTGCAACATTTGTGTATCTCCCAATAATAATTGGTAATCAGTATTACCTGATACTGAAACTAAAATTCAATCCTTATTCAATTAAGATTTGATCGCGGCTAGCTTCGACGACGGGTGTTTGTCCGCGTAAGACAGAGTTACCGTAATAAAGTTCGCGTTGGTCAATCGTCAAGGTATTTAGCCAGTCAGTTTCACTCAGTTGATTGCTTTGGCTGTAGGCTGCTAGGGCGTTTTCGTAACATACTGCCCTGACGTGTGCTTCGGGAATTCCGCGTTCCAGCATCAGTTGTGCGGTTTTTGGTACAGCTAGCGGATCGCTGACACCCCAATCGGCACTACTATCGACAATAATGCGATCGCACCCGTACTGACGGACAATCTCAACCATCCGTGCATTACCCATTTTAGTATGTGGGTAAATTGTAAACGCTGCCCAGAAGCCCCGTGCTAGCACTTCTTCTACGGTTTCTTCGTTGTTATGGTCAATAATGACTCGTGATGGTGCTAAACCATGTTCAACACAACGATCCATACTTCGGCTAGCACCAGCTTTTTTATTGCGA
This genomic interval carries:
- a CDS encoding 3-dehydroquinate synthase, which gives rise to MTIGIKSASDVRSLKQCVPVTFNYDVHFTKGLFELDNPLLAQVLITDDEDSPKKLLTVIDAGLLQHQPTLLDKLAAYAEFYQNVFRLVKYPAIVPGGEAAKNDSKLVEQIHQIIDCSGLCRHSYVLAIGGGAVLDMAGYAAATAHRGIRLIRVPTTVLAQNDSGIGVKNGINAFGKKNFLGTFAPPYAVLNDFDFLTTLDDRDWRSGIAEAVKVALIKDADFFKFITIHAVKIAQRDMQAMQELIYRCAQLHLKHIATSGDPFEKGSSRPLDFGHWAAHKLEQLTNYSLRHGEAVAIGIALDSTYSYLIGLLAKSDWQQILDTLKALGFSLYVPELVTQLHQPEHPDCIFRGLREFQEHLGGELTLMLLETIGKGVEVHHVDLSAYEKAIALLKEQTN
- the eboC gene encoding UbiA-like protein EboC (EboC, a homolog the polyprenyltransferase UbiA, belongs to system of proteins involved in the trafficking of precursor metabolites to an extracytoplasmic compartment so that the biosynthesis of certain natural products, such as scytonemin, can be completed.); protein product: MLQAAKSQTWAYLQLMRPANIVTAWADILVGFAASGIDVINILPLWLLLATSGLYGGGVVFNDVFDAELDAQERPERPIPSGIIAKQNAIALGTFLLVLGIVAAAQVSATSLVIAATVAFAAIFYDAFSKHHAVFGPINMGICRGGNLLLGVSAIPAMVEHLWFLALIPIAYIAAITAISQGEVHGGKNSTGIAALVLIAGVISGVLTLALLPEYQVLAALPFVALFAWRVVPAFVQAWREATPMNIRTAVKAGVLSLIILDAAIAAGFAGLPYGLLVLGLLPISLGLAQIFAVT
- a CDS encoding TatD family hydrolase, with the translated sequence MMFIDPHIHMVSRTTYDYMVMREYGVVAVIEPSFWLGQPRTSSGSFKDYFSSLIGWERFRASQFGIQHYCTIGLNPKEANNEALAEMVMELLPLYACKEGVVAIGEIGYDDMTPAEDKYFCQQLELAKELDMLVLIHTPHRNKKAGASRSMDRCVEHGLAPSRVIIDHNNEETVEEVLARGFWAAFTIYPHTKMGNARMVEIVRQYGCDRIIVDSSADWGVSDPLAVPKTAQLMLERGIPEAHVRAVCYENALAAYSQSNQLSETDWLNTLTIDQRELYYGNSVLRGQTPVVEASRDQILIE